The proteins below are encoded in one region of Drosophila santomea strain STO CAGO 1482 chromosome 2R, Prin_Dsan_1.1, whole genome shotgun sequence:
- the LOC122756422 gene encoding uncharacterized protein LOC122756422 has protein sequence MGNLPADRVRMDCPFLVCGVDFGGPFYVSLTVRGRTPIKTYVAVFVCFSSKAVHLELVVDLSTDSFLSVFKRFVGRKGVPEKVYSDNATNFVGACNVLKELSGALHRSRDELSGYAAQRGVEWCFIPPRSPHFGGLWEAAVKSAKTRLLREVGHAKLTTDELSTQLVEVEALLNSRPIASPGNDPNDGEALTPGHLLIGQPLITLPH, from the coding sequence ATGGGCAATTTGCCAGCCGATAGGGTCCGAATGGATTGCCCCTTTCTAGTTTGCGGAGTAGATTTTGGTGGTCCATTTTATGTGTCCTTAACGGTCCGCGGTAGAACTCCTATCAAAACTTATGTGGCcgtttttgtgtgcttttcgtCAAAGGCTGTTCACCTTGAACTTGTTGTCGACCTATCCACTGACAGCTTCTTATCCGTATTTAAAAGGTTCGTCGGGAGGAAAGGGGTGCCGGAGAAGGTGTACAGCGACAACGCCACGAACTTCGTAGGAGCGTGCAACGTGCTGAAGGAGCTGAGCGGAGCGCTTCACCGCAGTCGGGACGAGCTGAGCGGATACGCGGCTCAGAGAGGCGTCGAGTGGTGTTTCATACCGCCGAGGTCCCCACACTTCGGaggactttgggaagcagccGTCAAGTCCGCCAAAACCCGGTTGCTGCGAGAAGTCGGCCACGCCAAGCTCACAACGGACGAGTTAAGCACCCAACTGGTCGAGGTAGAGGCGCTGCTCAATTCGCGTCCAATCGCGTCGCCGGGCAACGATCCCAACGATGGAGAGGCCCTGACACCAGGACACCTACTAATCGGGCAGCCTCTGATCACGCTGCCGCACTAA
- the LOC122756421 gene encoding uncharacterized protein LOC122756421: protein MSKIEKFNQLLNCLRGPALETVRAFQVTADNYTKALDRLKQRYDNPTLVFLDNISSLFALPTVAKSNGQQLRSLIDNASALYNSLRSLSTEPQICEAMLISIVMGKVDQETKRKWNKSLDYTTLPSWDKCVGVVERHCQYLESDKKPPAEAPMSQPGGHRSRSQRNQASLSFNCTTQTCNICSQTDHKTFRCPELINLALDNRLNAPTARRRGGATHVHYRITRCFIGHRQDRPQLPCHSLKRSLYKFRTQSRILTRSLVPTVNFISEEFAQRLRLPRSKLNLEIRSIESEIDISAWNFPQHSSLADESFNKSRRIDLLLGTETFFDILAVGQVKLGKDLPVLQKTLLGWIVSGRCRAYPRTLHQYSSIALTEIDQKMERLWRIDHVEPPEITLTPEQRNCEEFYTKTVRRNSDGRLEVRLPFKDEPTVLGASFDIAKRRFLSLERSLCKRPELNTPHYYIPHHCVLKPNSTSTKLRVVFDASCKTTSQKSLNDILMVVPTIQPDLYTLLLRFRIHRYAITADVVKMFAVTCLPRIADFNTSWRASPSQPLSTFELNTVTDGFQMLKVGGRLELADYPKTQKHPVLLPAKDPLCHSSLAIFIYRTITPGHGRSSL from the exons ATGTCTAAGATCGAGAAGTTCAACCAGTTGTTAAACTGTCTTCGAGGACCAGCCCTTGAAACGGTTCGAGCTTTCCAGGTGACCGCAGACAACTACACAAAGGCTCTGGACCGCTTAAAGCAGCGCTATGACAACCCGACTCTCGTATTTTTGGATAACATATCGTCACTCTTCGCATTGCCAACTGTCGCCAAGTCAAATGGTCAGCAGTTGCGCAGCCTAATCGATAATGCATCCGCATTATACAACTCGTTGCGTTCGTTGAGCACCGAGCCACAGATTTGCGAGGCCATGCTCATCTCCATAGTTATGGGCAAAGTGGACCAGGAGACTAAGAGGAAGTGGAATAAGTCGCTGGACTACACTACGTTGCCTTCGTGGGACAAATGCGTTGGAGTCGTTGAACGTCATTGTCAATATTTGGAATCGGATAAGAAGCCTCCTGCTGAAGCCCCTATGAGTCAACCAGGTGGCCATAGGTCGCGCTCGCAGAGGAATCAGGCAAGTCTGTCCTTCAATTGCACCACACAAACTTGTAACATCTGTTCACAGACAGACCACAAGACCTTTAGATGCCCAGAACTTATCAATCTCGCCCTAGATAATCGCCTCAATGCA CCAACTGCCCGTCGACGCGGAGGTGCCACTCATGTGCACTACCGCATCACTCGCTGCTTCATCGGCCATCGCCAGGATCGGCCGCAGCTCCCTTGCCACTCCCTCAAGCGGAGCCTGTACAAGTTTCGGACGCAGTCGCGCATACTCACACGGAGTCTCGTTCCGACT GTGAATTTCATATCCGAGGAGTTTGCCCAAAGACTTCGACTGCCACGGAGCAAGCTCAACCTCGAGATTCGTAGCATTG AATCGGAAATTGACATTTCTGCGTGGAACTTTCCGCAGCACTCATCTCTTGCTGACGAGAGCTTTAACAAGTCTCGTCGGATCGATCTGCTTTTGGGGACGGAAACCTTCTTCGATATATTGgcagttggccaagttaaaTTAGGAAAGGATCTGCCCGTACTACAAAAAACACTACTTGGATGGATAGTGTCTGGTCGATGTCGAGCTTATCCCAGAACACTCCATCAGTACTCATCTATCGCATTAACagaaattgaccaaaaaatGGAACGGCTATGGCGCATCGATCATGTGGAGCCTCCTGAGATCACACTTACGCCAGAGCAGCGAAACTGTGAAGAGTTCTACACCAAAACGGTACGACGTAATTCAGATGGTCGATTGGAAGTACGACTTCCATTTAAAGATGAACCTACCGTTCTCGGAGCCTCATTCGACATTGCCAAAAGGAGATTCCTCTCCCTCGAACGCAGCCTATGCAAAAGGCCTGAG TTAAACACTCCGCATTATTATATTCCGCACCACTGCGTGCTCAAGCCTAATAGCACATCAACAAAGCTCAGAGTGGTTTTCGACGCATCCTGCAAGACGACGTCCCAGAAATCTCTCAACGACATTCTGATGGTCGTGCCGACCATTCAGCCAGATCTTTATACACTACTCCTGCGTTTTCGGATACATCGCTATGCCATCACTGCTGATGTGGTCAAGATGTTCGCAGTCACATGTTTGCCGAGGATCGCAGATTTCAATACATCTTGGAGAGCGTCGCCATCGCAACCATTGAGCACCTTCGAATTGAATACT GTTACAGATGGCTTCCAAATGCTAAAGGTCGGAGGGCGCCTGGAGCTAGCAGACtacccaaaaacccaaaagcaTCCTGTGCTGCTCCCAGCTAAGGATCCATTGTGTCACAGTTCGCTCGCCATCTTCATCTACAGAACTATCACGCCGGGCCACGGACGCTCGTCGCTTTAA